In the genome of Pontibacter actiniarum, the window CCCTATTTCGCTTACAGATCCGGTTAAATGATTGTAGTTGATCAGATAGCCACATCCAAGATTGGTTACCCAAAATGCCAGGGCGGCTAATGCTCCGAAGCGAAGCAGTTGGTTTGTATTCATGCTGTTTTTTGTTGTTGGGTAGGTTACGTTTACTTTCGGCAAAGCATATTCCCACAACGGCTGAGACAGGCTGCGTAGCCGGGGAAAGAGTTTGCCTCAGCTAATATAGCACAATCCTATAAAAAGTCTATATCTATAACAGCTTTATCCAAGGCCCAGGCGGAAACGCGCCCTGTATCATGGTTGCTTCTGGCTTTCCGTCTTTCAGCTGCTGCTTTGCGCTGGTCTGACAAGTACAACTCAAGGGGGCTGTTTCCCGTTTTTGACTACCCTGCCACCTTCCATGTAGCAGCCTGTGACTTTGCAGAACGGTAGGGGCAGCAACTGTTTTTGTTTAAGCGGCCTCCCTCTTAACCTTGTGGTGCCATGAAGATTGCCAAAGCAAAATATTCCATCAAGAAAGCCTACATGCTGGCAATCAACAGCATTGCCTTCTATCCGATCATGATTGCCTTTACATTGCTCGCGTTTTCCTGGCTCTGCACTTATCTGGATAAAATTTCGGTGGGTGAGGCAGTGATAAGGCAGGTTCCTTTTTTGAGGATGGATAATGCGGACACCGTGCGAAGTCTGCTCTCCTCGTTACTGACGGGCCTGATCAGCCTCGTTACCTTTACCTTTGCCATGGTAATGATCGTGCTGTCTCAGGTTACGTCCAGCTTTTCTCCAAGGCTGCTGCCGGACTTAATCAGTAAAAGAGGGAGCCAGATTGTACTCGGAACGATAGTAGGCACCGTAGGCTTTATCATTGTCGTGCTCAGCAATGTGCAGACCATGCAAGGGGGGCCAGAGGTACCACTCCTTTCCACTGTGCTGGGTATGTTTTTAGGCTTTGCCAGCCTTATTTGCTTCATCTATTTTATCCATAAAATCTCCAACGAGATACAGATCGGGAACATACTGAACAACCTGTACCGCAGCACACGGGATGTGCTGAACAGAGAAATCAGCAGCGGGAGCTATGAGGAAGACTGGGAGGAGGACCCAGATGCTGTGCTGGTGAAAGCCTGGGACTCCGGGTATTTTGACACCATTACTGAGGAGGGAATCAAAAAGGCGTCCGAAAAAAAGGGGCTGCAGCTCAGGATACTCAAAGTGCAGGGAGCCTATCTGCTGAAGGGAGAGCCGTTCCTCAAAATTAACAAGCCCCTCGACAAGGAAATACAGGAACTGCTGGAAGAAAACGTGTTGCTCCGCCACCAGGAAATAGTAAAGGAGAACTTTTACTATGGCTTTAAGCAGCTTACCGAAATTGCGGTAAAAGGACTGAGCCCTGGCGTAAACGACCCGGGCACGGCAATCCAGGCAATCGATTACCTCATGGATCTGCTCTGCCGGCTTCAGGAGCTAAGGGGGCAGAAAGTTGCCCGGAACAGTAAAGGAGCGCCGTTCATCGTGTACGCTCCCGTCCCTTTCGAAAAGACCTTTTATTTGTGTGCAGCCAGTATTCGGGCTTACTCCACAACGGATGTGGCCGTACAGTCGCGCCTGATCGACCTGATAGCAAAAATAAGCGAGCGTGATGAGCAGAACAGGCACAAAGCGCTGCTGGAGAAAGAGCTAGATTCTATTGAGGAGGCCTCCGGCAAAGATTTAAAAGCTCAGGAAGACAAAGAGTATCTGCAGACCCTCCTACAGCATGCCCGCAAAAAGTATCTGACCTAAGGCACCGTGCCCTATCGCGCAGCGGCAAGTATAACGAACAGAGATAAGCCACTTTTGCCTTAGTTATCCGGAAGCGAATAGTTCTCACTAATTTAAACCATCATGCTAATTCAGAATCAGGGGTTTTATTTAGAAGGCTTTGACTTTCCTGCTTTTACTTTAAATCACGGGGAAATGGTAAGGTTTTGGGTGGAGGCGGCGCCACAATCCCAAACAGCCACTAACGGGAGTTGGGTGGCAAACAAAGTGATAGCGTCCATGCAGACCAGCCTACCAGGGGGAGAAAAAATAAGGCTTAGCCCAGCAAGGGTGAGAAGAAGTTTCTTCGACTTTATCCAACCTATAACATTAGAGGGTTACCTGAGAAGCAGATTAAACCTTGCTACACCAGCAATCTACGAAAGGCTCTCCTTCTTTAGCTTAGCACCTCAATGGAAGCTCAAAGACCTTGGATACGCTCATCAAAAGATATTCGCCATTATTTGTGCGTTTCAAAGAGGAAGCATCGTTTGCTACGACTACTATGGACTTGCTCCAGAGAGTGAAGCTCAACTGACAAACTATGTGAAGGCAGAACTAGGGCTGGGCAAATCAGCGGTAAGCTTTGATGACCTTTCCTACAAGCCAGAGAACCCTGACACGGAAAGAATAACAAATCTGGATATTAGGCAGAGAAGATGAAGGTAAAGAGAGTAACAGCTAAACGCCAGTCTTCGGCCAGTGACGCTGCCGAAGACATTAAACACCGCTGCTAGACCTCATCATGCACGTTCGTGATAAAGTACTTCCCTGTTTTGATGCTATCCACCAGGTCCTGGATCGTTTTAGTGCTAAATACTTTTAACAGATGGTCGCGGTAAGCTTTAATGTCGTTGTGCAGGGGGCACGGGTGCTTATCGGAGCATTGCTTCATGCCCATGCCGCACCTTTTAAAAGCTTCTAAGCCATCTATGGTGCGCACAATTTCCAGGATGCTGATATCATTGGCGGGGCGGTGCATGTAAAACCCGCCGCCGGGCCCTTTTGCCGAGGAGAAAACGTTTTTACGCACCAGGTCCTGTAATATTTTACCGATAAAGTGCACCGGCAGGTCCAGTTCTTTGGCAATCTCTTTTATTCCCACCTTGTGTCCGTCGGCATTGCCCATAGCAATGTACACAACGGCCCGCAGGGCATACTCGGTAGTCTTGGACAGCATCATCTCATGTATACGTACGTAGCAAAGATACTAATTACTCCTGTTCAGTTGCCGCTTTCCTTCTTCACTGATCATGTCAGTTGTCCAGGGAGGCAGCCACACCAGCTCTACTGTAACCTCATACTGAGGGAAACGGTGTTGCAGGATCTGCTCAGCCGCCTTTAGGATGGTGCTGCTCATGGGGCAGCCCGGCGTGGTCAGGGTGAGCTCTACCTGCAGCTGGTTCTCTTTCAGGCGCACTAGGTAAACAAGGCCAAGGTCCACAATGTTAATCCCGATTTCTGGATCAATGATGTACCGGAGCGTGTGCCATACCTCCGGCTCTAGTTCAGGTGTTTGCGCTTCCATAGGTAAAAGGTTTTAAGTCATGTGCCCTGTGCAGTAGCAGTTGAAATACATTGGCCGTGTACAAGGATGCTGCAATGCTGAAAACAATACTTCCGGCAAGTATGAGTTGGCGCTGGCCTAAAAGCACGCCAGCTAACAGCATCACAAAACCTGCCAAATAGCTGATGTTTTGCCAGCGCAGCAACGTGTGGCTGTACAAGTCTTTCGGGAGCGGTGTTTTATACTTGCCCACGTGGTCTTCGTACGCATGCATCCAGACGATGAAGGGAAGCGTTTTAAACGTTTGCCCCAGTATGAGCGCCGTCACAAAGCCAAGGAACACCGAAATGCCATACACGAGGTAAAGGGAGAGCTGGAGCCCCTGCGGCAGCTTCAGATCGCTGCTCACGACAAACACCAGCACCAGGGGCAACAGCAGGAGAGCCAGGGCCACAAACGTCTGCTGCATGCCTAAGTCAACTTCTTTTCGCTGCATCGTTTTCCGGGCTTCCTGCAGGTAAGAGAGAAACAGCAACAGGCCTGCCGCTACAAGCCCGGCGTACAAAGGCAGCCAGCCGGTGTGCAGCAGCATGTGATCAACTATAAACAGCAGCAGTCCGCCATTGATCAGGTTGTAGGCCCAGTTGAGTTTGCGGGTGCCTTGCGGGTGCGCCAGCAGGAACATCGGGATTAGCTTAGCCCCAACCCCGATAATGAGGAGCAGGAACCAGCCCGCCATGCCAATGTGCGCGTGCAGCTTCAGGTAGTGCACATGCTCCTGGGGCAGAAAGGGATAGGTGAAGTTAAGGGCCATTAACACGCCAACCAAGCCGGTTACCAGCAGCCAGACAGCAGAGGTCACGATAAAGTCTGCCTCAATCGTCCACTTCGGTGCTTTCCGGGCTGTCTGGATGACGTTGATGTTAAACAGCAGAAAAGCGATCAACAGCAGGCAGGCGGCCAGGTGCATGGTCCAGCCTAGCTGGAAATACCAGAATGAATAGGCCAGCGAAATTGTGCCACTGCTCAACAAGCCACAGGTATAAACGGCCAGTTTTTCACTATAGAGCCTGCACTCCAGCACCACCGGCAACAGCTGGTACAGCGCACCGAAAATAAGCATGGTGGCCCAGCCCAGTACGGCTACGTGTGTGAGCGTTAGCAGCTTTGGGTGGAAGTAGTGCCCCCCGAAAGCATCGGTAGAAAAAAGCAGCAGAACGCTCAGCGCCATAAAAGAAAGGGCAGCAAAAGCGAAGTGCGGCAGCACGACCCATTTAGAAGGAGAGTTAGAAACAGTGGCGGTAGACATGGGTTTATACTTTATAGATGAGCAGGAAGACCTCACCCGGTTCAGCCTGTTGGATGGCCACGGCAAAACCGCGCTCCTGCAGCTTGGGCAGCAGGAACTGCGGCACTTGCCTGTGCGTCACATAGAGGGCGGCACCTGCGGGGAGTGTCTCCAGGTGACTTAGAATAGACACCATCGGCTGCGGCATTTCCAGGTGGCGCACATCGAGGTGTACCAGCTTGCCCTCGTAGGCGTGCATAAGAGCCTTTAAATCAGCGGAAGCCGGTTCCTTTTCTGCAACGGCCTCCCCTACTTCCGTTAGGTGCTCCAGCCAAAAAAAAGTATGCACCAGGTCCGGGCTTTGCTCCTCTGCATATGCGGCGTACCCTTTCTTTTTCAGGATGTCTATCAGAGGCGTAGGTTCAAAGGTGTTGATGAGCTGCAACGCATTGGAGCTATCCAGCCTGCCCACAGCGGCCATGATACGCAGAAACGGATCGTTACCCGTGGTTATATCCTCGCGCACGTCCAGCGTAAGCAGATTTTCGGGGCGCAGTTGCTCCAGGTAAGCCGGTATCGCTACTACAGCAGCGGTTTGTTTTGCCGTGTTACCGGTGGCCGCACGAGGGCAAAAGCCCAGGGGCTCCAGTATCCGGTAAAAATCCTCTTCCGAACACCCGCCGATGCGAGCGGCGTCGGCAACGGTTACACGCGAGGCCAGCACCTTTCTCAGCAGGGGGTTGCGCAGCTTCTCAAAATGCCTGTTGATAGAGGCAATGGCTTCTATCGCCGCAGGGTTGGCCTTCAGAATAGCCGATATCTTTGTGTTGGCAGCTATTTCCATGCTTCTTCGGTTGGTGCCCCATCAGCCCAGAAGGCGGGGGTAAAGGTGTCTGTTCGCGGCGTATGCTTCAGCTCGAGCAACTTCATTGCCAGTTCCAGCTCATCTGGTTTAACCACCGCCTGCAGGTACGGAAACAACTCCCGCTCCTCCCAACGAATGTGGTCTACCAGGTCCTGCTGCAATGTCTGGAAAAGAGCTGCTGTCGGGTTATGCTCGCAGATGAGGTGTATGATCTCGTGCAGGAGACGGTGCTCCTCCTCTATCCTGATGTTCACGGTTTCGTTTGTCAGGAGCCTGTTCAGCAGCCACTCCTCTTCCTCGCAGTGTTCTCTCAAATTACTGTCCCAGAAGTAGCGGACGTAGTCCTGCAGGATGCGAAGATCTGTTCCGTTCTTCAGGCCCTGGCGCAGTTTCCAGCAAAACAACAGCCCATGATGGTGCTCCCGGGAAAGTGGCACCAGGCTTTTAACTCTCTTTTGGGGTTTTGTGGCAATTTTCATGTGGTTTCTCTTTTAGGATCAGGATTTTTAGGATGGGAAAGGATGGGCAGGATTGATTTAGCTAGTAAATGATTTTTCTGATTTGTGGCAGATAAGGCGCTTGCAGGCGCTGCGCACAAACGAAATCAACTTAAAGTCATCAAATCATTTCAAACCAAAACAGAAAATCCTGCCCATCCATAAATCCAGTAAATCCTGATTCAGATGAACTACTTCAGTACTTCTTTCTCCAGCTCCAGCGCTTTCGGGAACAGGATGTTGTTTTCCAGGTGGATGTGGCGGTGCAGATCCTCCTCAAACTCCTGTAGCTTTTTAAAGGCAATAGTATAAGTGGCGCAGGCATCGGCTGGTAGAGTGTAGTTATCCGTCAGTTCGCGGATAGCCACCAGTTCATCGCCGGCTGCTTCATGCTCCATTTCCATCATGTTGATGGGGTTCTGGATAGAGCCGAAAGCGGGTTTGTCCAGTTTTATACCTTGCTTCTTCGCCTCATCCAGCTGTTTGATGAATGGGAACAGCACGCGCTCCTCTTTCGGCATGTGCGCCTCCAGCTCGTTGGCTACGTTCACAAAATGTTTGGCTACTTCCAGCAGCTCCGGGTGACGCTTGCCGTGCACGCGGGCAATTTTGGTCGTGTACTCGTACAGGGCCGGAATCGCCTCTCGTACATACTTGTGGTGCATGTTCACGATGTAGTCCGCCAGAAAAGGAAGCTCCCAGCTACCGAAGTCTGTTTCGCGGCTTTCTGCTGCAGAAGTAACTTCCAGCTCTCGTTCCAGCGCCTGTTGGTCCACGCCTTTTTCCTCGCATACCTGCTTCACGGACTTTTTACCGCCACAGCAGAAGTCGATGCCATACTTCTTAAATACCTGCGCTTTGCGGAAATCCTTTGCTACCAGTTCGCCTACCGTCTCGCCTTCCTGCTGCGTTAGCTTGGAAATCTTCACTTCCCATACTTCAGGCCCCTGCTCCAGGTACTCCCACTGAAAAGTGTTGCCGCGTTCGCCGAGCAGCTGGTAGTAGAGCGGCTTCGGGTCGTGGTCGTTGTATATGATAAAAGCTTCGCCGCCTTTGCGGGCATCAAACCACTCAAAAATGGTAGGGTGCTTCAGGCGTGGCTCCAGCAGCGTTACATCCAGTACTTCAATTGTCTGTGTAGTTTCCATGTTGAATTCTTTTATGTATATCAGGTTTAAATCACTGATGTAAAAGTATAAAGCGCACTTTAGAATAAAAGACACAAAAGTCTTTTTATAGAATGATCTTTGTCATTCTTTTTCGGTTTAACATAAGGCAGTTTTAGGTCTTGATTTTTCCTTTACTATATATAAGAAACCTATCCTGCCGTATGACAAAGCATACACCTCCCCTTCCAAAGGGTATCTCCATCAACAGAAAGTTTACCTCTCCGCAGCAGTCGCCCTACGACATGTTCCGCTACGAGCTCCGCTCCTCTACCATTCGCAACCCTTCCGGCGATGTAGTGGCAGAGCTTAAAGACGTGGAAGTACCAGCGCAATGGTCGCAGATAGCCACCGATATACTCGCACAGAAATACCTGCGCCGCGCCGGTGTGCCACAGCCGGAAAGCAGCACCGGTGCTGAAAGCTCTGTGAAGCAAGTGGTGCACCGGCTGGCAAATTGCTGGCGCACCTGGGGCAGTAAGTATGGCTATTTTGCAAGTGAGGCAGATGCGCAGGCATTTTATGATGAGCTGGTGTACATGCTGCTGGGGCAATATGCGGCGCCAAACTCTCCGCAGTGGTTTAATACCGGGCTCCATGCCTCTTATGGCATCACAGGCCAGGCACAGGGGCATTATTATGTTGATCCCGAAACAGAGGAGCTCAAAGAGTCTGGCTCTGCGTTTGAGCGACCACAACCACACGCCTGTTTTATACTTTCGGTGCAGGATGATTTAGCTAACAAAGGCGGCATTATGGACCTACTGGTGCAGGAGGCGCGCATTTTCAAGTATGGCTCGGGCGTGGGCACCAACTACTCTGCCATCCGGGGCAAAGATGAGGTTCTTTCCGGTGGTGGCACCTCTTCGGGGCTGATGTCCTTTTTACGTGTAGGCGACCGTGCAGCCGGAGCTATTAAATCTGGAGGCACTACACGCCGGGCCGCTAAAATGGTGAGCCTCGACCTGGACCATCCCGAGATAGAGGCTTTTATCAACTGGAAAAAAGAGGAAGAAAAGAAAGTAGCCGCCCTGATTGCCGCTGGATATTCCGCTGACTATGAAGGGGAGGCTTACGCTACTGTATCGGGACAAAACTCAAATAACTCGGTGCGTGTACCCAACAGTTTTTTTGAAGCGCTGCACCAGAATGCGCCCTGGCACCTGACCGCCCGCACCGATGGCAGCACGTTAAAACAAGTGCCTGCCCACGACTTATGGCAACAGATTGCAGAGGCAGCTTGGGCCTGTGCCGACCCGGGCGTACAGTTCGATACCACGATAAACGAGTGGCATACCTGCCCGGCAGAAGGACCGATAAAAGGCTCCAACCCCTGCTCCGAGTACATGTTCCTGGACGACACTGCCTGTAACCTCGCCTCGCTGAACCTGCTCCGCTTCTACAACCAAGAGCAGCAGGAATTTGATGCAAATGCCTTTGAACACGCCTGTCGCCTCTGGACGGTGGTGCTGGAGATATCGGTGCTGATGGCGCAGTTCCCATCCGAGGCAGTGGCGCAACGCTCCTACGACTACCGCACCATTGGGCTGGGTTATGCTAACTTGGGTGCATTGCTCATGGTACAGGGCCTGCCTTACGACAGCGACCAGGCGCGCGCCGTGGCAGCTGGCATTACTTCGCTGATGACAGGCACGGCTTACAAAACTTCCGCAGAAATGGCCGCTGCATTAGGTGCTTTTGCCAAGTATGCACCTAACCGGGAGGCTATGCTGCGCGTAATTCGTAATCACCGCTACACGGCCTATAACCAACCTGACAAGTATGAGCATCTAAGTATAAAACCTGTTGGCCTGAAACATGATCTGTGTCCGCCAAACTTACTGGCAGCCGCACAGCAGGCGTGGGACAAAGCGCTACAACAGGGCGAGAAGTATGGCTTCCGCAATGCGCAGGCCACTGTTATCGCCCCCACCGGCACTATCGGGCTGCTGATGGATTGTGATACCACGGGCGTGGAGCCGGACTATGCACTCGTAAAGTATAAAAAGCTTTCGGGCGGTGGCTATTTCAAAATCATCAACCAGTCTATCCCGGCAGCACTCCAAAAACTAAAGTATACTTCTGATGAAATACAGTCCATTGTAAACTACGCCAAAGGCCACGCTACGCTGAAAGGGGCACCGCATATCAACCCAGAGGCACTGCTCCAGCGAGGGTTGCTGCCGGAAGAGCTGGAAAAGCTTGAAGCAGCTACACCTTCTGCCTACGATGTAAATACGCTTTTTCATGCGTATACTTTAGGTGATAACTGCCTGCAACGGCTTGGTTTTGCCCCTGTGCAATACCAGCATCCAGACTTTAACCTGCTATGCCAGCTTGGCTATACACTTAAGCAAATAGAGGAGGCCAACGACTACGTCTGCGGCACCATGACGGTGGAAGGCGCTCCTTTTCTGAAGCCGGAGCACTATGCTGTCTTCGACTGTGCCAACCGCTGCGGCAACAAGGGTACGCGCTTTATCAAGGCCGATGGACATATACAGATGATGGCAGCAGTACAGCCTTTTATTTCCGGGGCCATTTCGAAAACCATAAACCTGCCAAACGAAACGACAGTAGCCGAGGTAGCACAATGCTATGAGCGTTCTTGGGAACTGGGGCTAAAAGCCTGCTCCCT includes:
- a CDS encoding DUF2254 domain-containing protein, which gives rise to MKIAKAKYSIKKAYMLAINSIAFYPIMIAFTLLAFSWLCTYLDKISVGEAVIRQVPFLRMDNADTVRSLLSSLLTGLISLVTFTFAMVMIVLSQVTSSFSPRLLPDLISKRGSQIVLGTIVGTVGFIIVVLSNVQTMQGGPEVPLLSTVLGMFLGFASLICFIYFIHKISNEIQIGNILNNLYRSTRDVLNREISSGSYEEDWEEDPDAVLVKAWDSGYFDTITEEGIKKASEKKGLQLRILKVQGAYLLKGEPFLKINKPLDKEIQELLEENVLLRHQEIVKENFYYGFKQLTEIAVKGLSPGVNDPGTAIQAIDYLMDLLCRLQELRGQKVARNSKGAPFIVYAPVPFEKTFYLCAASIRAYSTTDVAVQSRLIDLIAKISERDEQNRHKALLEKELDSIEEASGKDLKAQEDKEYLQTLLQHARKKYLT
- a CDS encoding RrF2 family transcriptional regulator; protein product: MMLSKTTEYALRAVVYIAMGNADGHKVGIKEIAKELDLPVHFIGKILQDLVRKNVFSSAKGPGGGFYMHRPANDISILEIVRTIDGLEAFKRCGMGMKQCSDKHPCPLHNDIKAYRDHLLKVFSTKTIQDLVDSIKTGKYFITNVHDEV
- a CDS encoding metal-sulfur cluster assembly factor, producing the protein MEAQTPELEPEVWHTLRYIIDPEIGINIVDLGLVYLVRLKENQLQVELTLTTPGCPMSSTILKAAEQILQHRFPQYEVTVELVWLPPWTTDMISEEGKRQLNRSN
- a CDS encoding DUF2249 domain-containing protein, with the translated sequence MEIAANTKISAILKANPAAIEAIASINRHFEKLRNPLLRKVLASRVTVADAARIGGCSEEDFYRILEPLGFCPRAATGNTAKQTAAVVAIPAYLEQLRPENLLTLDVREDITTGNDPFLRIMAAVGRLDSSNALQLINTFEPTPLIDILKKKGYAAYAEEQSPDLVHTFFWLEHLTEVGEAVAEKEPASADLKALMHAYEGKLVHLDVRHLEMPQPMVSILSHLETLPAGAALYVTHRQVPQFLLPKLQERGFAVAIQQAEPGEVFLLIYKV
- the ric gene encoding iron-sulfur cluster repair di-iron protein; translation: METTQTIEVLDVTLLEPRLKHPTIFEWFDARKGGEAFIIYNDHDPKPLYYQLLGERGNTFQWEYLEQGPEVWEVKISKLTQQEGETVGELVAKDFRKAQVFKKYGIDFCCGGKKSVKQVCEEKGVDQQALERELEVTSAAESRETDFGSWELPFLADYIVNMHHKYVREAIPALYEYTTKIARVHGKRHPELLEVAKHFVNVANELEAHMPKEERVLFPFIKQLDEAKKQGIKLDKPAFGSIQNPINMMEMEHEAAGDELVAIRELTDNYTLPADACATYTIAFKKLQEFEEDLHRHIHLENNILFPKALELEKEVLK
- a CDS encoding vitamin B12-dependent ribonucleotide reductase, with amino-acid sequence MTKHTPPLPKGISINRKFTSPQQSPYDMFRYELRSSTIRNPSGDVVAELKDVEVPAQWSQIATDILAQKYLRRAGVPQPESSTGAESSVKQVVHRLANCWRTWGSKYGYFASEADAQAFYDELVYMLLGQYAAPNSPQWFNTGLHASYGITGQAQGHYYVDPETEELKESGSAFERPQPHACFILSVQDDLANKGGIMDLLVQEARIFKYGSGVGTNYSAIRGKDEVLSGGGTSSGLMSFLRVGDRAAGAIKSGGTTRRAAKMVSLDLDHPEIEAFINWKKEEEKKVAALIAAGYSADYEGEAYATVSGQNSNNSVRVPNSFFEALHQNAPWHLTARTDGSTLKQVPAHDLWQQIAEAAWACADPGVQFDTTINEWHTCPAEGPIKGSNPCSEYMFLDDTACNLASLNLLRFYNQEQQEFDANAFEHACRLWTVVLEISVLMAQFPSEAVAQRSYDYRTIGLGYANLGALLMVQGLPYDSDQARAVAAGITSLMTGTAYKTSAEMAAALGAFAKYAPNREAMLRVIRNHRYTAYNQPDKYEHLSIKPVGLKHDLCPPNLLAAAQQAWDKALQQGEKYGFRNAQATVIAPTGTIGLLMDCDTTGVEPDYALVKYKKLSGGGYFKIINQSIPAALQKLKYTSDEIQSIVNYAKGHATLKGAPHINPEALLQRGLLPEELEKLEAATPSAYDVNTLFHAYTLGDNCLQRLGFAPVQYQHPDFNLLCQLGYTLKQIEEANDYVCGTMTVEGAPFLKPEHYAVFDCANRCGNKGTRFIKADGHIQMMAAVQPFISGAISKTINLPNETTVAEVAQCYERSWELGLKACSLYRDGSKLSQPLTSKSSSSGEEAAEATITTETATNAEQVLQAAKAILAGAGNQNFRQQLTAMVERHKLPDKRKGFTQKAKIDGHTVYIRTGEYTDGSLGEVFIDMYKEGASFRSILNCFAIAVSLGLQYGVPLEEYVSRFTFTRFEPAGRVEHPNIKSATSVFDYLFRLLGYEYLNRTDLVHVQQEKDAQDDVPSAFSASLTTPPEKPVLKGTEYKVVSQSKTLLMEQTQQVLANMMGDAPICNTCGHITIRSGTCYKCLNCGNSLGCS